Within Candidatus Omnitrophota bacterium, the genomic segment GCGCGCCTGCCGTAGCGTAGCCACATGATCTATATTTACCCCTAATTTCGCCATAAATACTATCTACTGCGCCCCTTGCGGCTTCACCGGCTCATTCTTCTTTATAATAGGAATATGTATCTTTATAAATTCATCTTCCGAGGTAATGCCGCCCGCTATAGGAGCAAGCGCCACGCGCCTGTCAATATCTTTTGAATAGCCGCTTATATCTATGGGTACTGTCTTCGCGGTTTTCACATCTCCCAGGATATTTTTAGGGCCCACGATAATACACTCTTTAGGCTCAACTGTTATGCCGCTCTCCTTTATTATGTAGCCCTCTTTCGGCTTACCCACTATTATCAAATCAACCGGTAGTTCTCTTAAAACGACATCATAATGGATCATGCTGAATATAGCCTTCTCTTCTTCGCGCCTGACCCTGCCAAGCTGCCAGGTGACATAAAACCACGTCACTACGGCAAAAACCAGCGAAAGCAGCTTAAGCCAGAAATTATGCATAATGAATCTTTTAATTTTCAGCATGTTTTTTCCTCAAAAATCTCAAAAGGCGCCTTTCCCGTTTATCTCTGCCGAAAGAATTCTCCAGCGATTTTAAGAGGTTTTCTTTGTCCAGGTCGCGCGTAAGCCTGCCGGCTAGAGCCAATGAAATCGCGCCCGTCTCTTCGGAAACCGCTATTACTATCGCGTCGGTCTCCTCCGACAGCCCTATGGCGGCGCGATGTCTCATGCCCATTGTCTTACTCAGGCGCGGGTCCTGCGAAAGCGGAAAAAGGCATCCGGCGGAAGCGATCATATCGGATTCCACTATTATGCCGCCGTCATGTAATGGCGTGTTTGGCATAAAGATCGTATTTATAAGCTCGCTCGTGACCTTGCTATATAAAGGAATGCCGCTTTCTATGTAAGGACGCAGCCCCACTTCTCTTTCTATCGCGATTAGCGCCCCTATCTTCTTTTTTGAAAGTATGGTTATGGCCTTGACTATCTCATCAAGCACCTTCTCTTCCCGCAAAGTAGCGCCGAATTGCCCCAGCCTGGCAAGGCCTCTGCGCAGTTCCGGTTGAAATATAATAAGGAGGGCCAGAACGGATAGCGGCAATATCTTCGTGATTATCCAATTCACCGTTGACAATCCAAGCTGCTGCGTCAGGATGAGCAATGCTATTATAAGAAGAAGCCCCTTAAGAAGCTGTACGGTTCTGCTCCCTCTTATAAATATAAGGATCATATAATAAATTATCCAAAGAAGGCCAACCTCGATTACCGCCCTCAGGACATTAAGCGTTGAAACATTCAAAATCATCTTTGCGTACTCCATGCCTTTTCGCCGCCATATTGACTGCGTCGGCTATACGTGCTACTTCCACCATCTCTTTTACATCATGAACTCGTAGTATGCTCGCACTCTTCGCAATAGATATTGCCGCGCAAGCCGCGCCCCCCATCAGAGCGTCGCTATTTTTTATATCATTTTCGCTTACTCCGCTCTTCGCAAGCGTCTTTGTAATGAACGATTTTCTTGAAGCTCCGACTAAAATCGGCTTATCCAATACTTTAAACTCTTCCAGGCGATTCAATATTTCGAAATTATGCTCTACAGTCTTACCGAATCCGATGCCGGGATCTACTATTATCTTATTGCTGTCGACCCCCGCCCTTACCGCTAAATCTA encodes:
- a CDS encoding YbbR-like domain-containing protein; translation: MLKIKRFIMHNFWLKLLSLVFAVVTWFYVTWQLGRVRREEEKAIFSMIHYDVVLRELPVDLIIVGKPKEGYIIKESGITVEPKECIIVGPKNILGDVKTAKTVPIDISGYSKDIDRRVALAPIAGGITSEDEFIKIHIPIIKKNEPVKPQGAQ
- the cdaA gene encoding diadenylate cyclase CdaA; protein product: MEYAKMILNVSTLNVLRAVIEVGLLWIIYYMILIFIRGSRTVQLLKGLLLIIALLILTQQLGLSTVNWIITKILPLSVLALLIIFQPELRRGLARLGQFGATLREEKVLDEIVKAITILSKKKIGALIAIEREVGLRPYIESGIPLYSKVTSELINTIFMPNTPLHDGGIIVESDMIASAGCLFPLSQDPRLSKTMGMRHRAAIGLSEETDAIVIAVSEETGAISLALAGRLTRDLDKENLLKSLENSFGRDKRERRLLRFLRKKHAEN